One segment of uncultured Propionivibrio sp. DNA contains the following:
- a CDS encoding flagellar brake protein has translation MSISHTEDEIERCTLSGQREVLFQLRNLIRLKARVAVTFDEGRHSFLTVLMDLSETKKLLYLDVGGSQETNQAFLRSERCQFSAVVDGIRIQFSGRNPQLAKWDGEEVLAVTLPSSLLRLQRRDAFRLQLPSTKPYLCHIARNTPEEQILPVYDISVGGIGIQLGEEPKYERMQRVENCWLDLRESGSFAVTLEIRYINHSESLTNKPIWHLGCQFVNLSLANETQIQRFMARIEVERRALSAS, from the coding sequence ATGAGCATCTCGCACACCGAAGACGAAATCGAACGTTGTACGCTGAGCGGACAACGCGAGGTTCTTTTCCAGCTCCGCAATCTGATCCGGCTGAAGGCCCGTGTCGCCGTCACTTTCGACGAAGGGCGACATAGCTTCCTCACTGTTCTCATGGACCTGTCCGAAACGAAGAAGCTGCTCTATCTCGACGTCGGCGGCAGCCAGGAAACAAACCAGGCCTTCCTGCGTTCCGAACGCTGCCAGTTTTCAGCGGTTGTCGATGGCATCCGCATTCAGTTCTCCGGACGCAACCCGCAACTGGCCAAATGGGATGGCGAAGAAGTGCTGGCCGTAACCCTCCCGTCCTCGCTGCTGCGCCTGCAGCGGCGTGACGCATTCCGCCTGCAGCTGCCGTCAACCAAGCCCTATCTCTGCCATATCGCCCGCAACACACCAGAAGAACAGATCCTGCCGGTCTATGACATTTCGGTCGGCGGCATTGGCATCCAGCTCGGCGAAGAGCCGAAGTACGAGAGGATGCAACGCGTCGAGAACTGCTGGCTTGACCTGAGGGAATCAGGCTCTTTCGCGGTCACGCTCGAAATACGTTACATCAATCATTCCGAGAGCCTGACGAACAAGCCGATCTGGCATCTCGGCTGCCAATTCGTCAACCTGTCGCTCGCCAACGAGACGCAGATCCAGCGCTTCATGGCCAGGATCGAGGTCGAGCGGCGCGCCCTTTCCGCCAGCTGA
- a CDS encoding pyridoxal phosphate-dependent aminotransferase, with product MPSSLAIDSKLPWVGTTIFTVMSRLASECGAINLSQGFPDFSAEPALFEATTRAMQNAKNQYSPMAGVPELRHAIGAKVESLYGVRFDPESEITVTAGATQALFTAIAAFVRPGDEVIVFAPVYDSYVPAIETVGGRAVYASLLFPDYRPDWESVRRLVSPRTRMIIVNTPNNPTGSLLTADDFATLADIVRDTDIVVLSDEVYEHIVFDGGKHLSVISREDLAARSIVVSSFGKTYHITGWKIGYVLGAAALMNEFRKVHQFNVFSVNTPCQLGIAEYMDDPSRYLGLSAFYEQKRDFFRAQLQDSRFELLPCRGTYFQLVRYQEVSDLPDRAFAEWLTREVGVAAIPVSVFYPDGRDDHVVRFCFAKLDSTLSAAGERLRRI from the coding sequence ATCCCCTCTTCATTGGCCATCGATTCAAAACTGCCGTGGGTCGGAACGACGATCTTTACTGTCATGTCGCGGTTGGCAAGCGAGTGCGGTGCGATCAACCTGTCTCAGGGATTTCCCGACTTCAGTGCCGAACCCGCCTTGTTCGAGGCGACGACGCGGGCCATGCAGAATGCGAAGAACCAGTATTCGCCGATGGCGGGTGTGCCCGAATTGCGGCATGCCATCGGCGCCAAGGTCGAGTCGCTTTACGGCGTCCGTTTTGATCCGGAGTCCGAAATCACGGTGACGGCGGGCGCGACGCAGGCACTCTTCACCGCGATCGCGGCGTTCGTTCGTCCCGGCGACGAGGTGATCGTCTTCGCCCCGGTCTACGATAGTTACGTGCCGGCGATCGAAACGGTCGGTGGCCGTGCGGTCTATGCTTCCCTGCTGTTTCCGGACTATCGGCCGGATTGGGAGAGCGTGCGCCGCCTGGTATCGCCGCGTACCCGGATGATCATCGTCAATACGCCGAACAATCCGACCGGCAGCCTGCTGACGGCCGATGACTTCGCGACGCTGGCGGATATCGTTCGCGATACCGATATCGTCGTTCTCTCCGATGAAGTGTATGAGCATATCGTCTTCGATGGCGGCAAGCACCTGAGTGTCATCAGTCGGGAAGACCTGGCGGCGCGCAGCATTGTCGTTTCGTCGTTCGGCAAGACCTACCACATCACGGGCTGGAAGATCGGTTATGTCCTGGGGGCCGCAGCCTTGATGAACGAGTTCCGCAAGGTTCATCAGTTCAATGTGTTTTCGGTTAATACGCCGTGCCAGCTGGGCATCGCCGAGTACATGGACGATCCCTCACGTTATCTGGGGCTGTCGGCGTTCTACGAGCAGAAGCGCGATTTTTTCCGGGCGCAATTGCAGGACTCGCGCTTCGAGTTGTTGCCGTGTCGCGGGACCTATTTTCAACTGGTCCGTTATCAGGAGGTCTCGGATTTGCCAGATCGGGCGTTTGCCGAATGGCTGACGCGTGAAGTCGGCGTGGCGGCGATTCCGGTGTCGGTCTTCTACCCGGACGGACGCGACGATCACGTCGTGCGTTTCTGCTTCGCCAAGCTGGACAGCACCTTGTCGGCAGCCGGTGAGCGGTTGCGGCGGATCTGA
- a CDS encoding class II aldolase/adducin family protein, whose product MSTETLTLRQQLIDTARRMAPCGLNRGTAGNLSARASENGTAGFLITPTGMAYDTLTPDDIVFMRLDGSFEGPRKPSSEWRFHRDIYAERLEAGAILHAHSPFATTLACLRRDVPAFHYMIARFGGDSLRCAAYATFGTQALSDAALAALAGRSGCLLGNHGMLVLGKNLPQALALGVELEELCEQYWRACQLGAPVILDATEMAVVIDKFSTYGQQEAPR is encoded by the coding sequence ATGAGCACTGAAACGCTGACGTTGCGCCAGCAGTTGATCGATACCGCGCGCCGGATGGCGCCCTGCGGACTCAACCGCGGCACGGCCGGCAACCTCAGCGCGCGCGCCAGCGAAAACGGCACTGCGGGATTTCTGATCACGCCAACCGGCATGGCCTATGACACGCTGACGCCGGACGACATCGTCTTCATGCGCCTCGATGGCAGCTTCGAAGGCCCGCGCAAGCCCTCCTCCGAATGGCGTTTTCACCGTGACATCTATGCCGAACGGCTGGAAGCGGGCGCCATCCTGCACGCCCACTCGCCGTTCGCCACCACGCTCGCCTGTCTGCGCCGGGACGTTCCGGCCTTCCATTACATGATCGCCCGCTTCGGTGGCGACAGCCTGCGCTGCGCCGCTTATGCGACCTTCGGCACCCAGGCGCTGTCGGACGCGGCGCTCGCCGCGCTGGCGGGGCGGAGTGGCTGCCTGCTCGGCAATCACGGCATGCTCGTTCTCGGTAAAAACTTGCCGCAGGCCCTCGCGCTTGGCGTCGAACTGGAAGAGCTGTGCGAACAGTATTGGCGCGCCTGCCAACTCGGCGCGCCGGTCATCCTCGATGCAACCGAAATGGCCGTCGTCATCGACAAGTTCTCAACCTATGGCCAACAGGAAGCGCCCCGG
- the mtnA gene encoding S-methyl-5-thioribose-1-phosphate isomerase, translated as MNINDTPTRTLRAEPSGNAIEIIDQTALPHLYRTLRIDTLAGAAHAIRVMQVRGAPLIGVTAAYGVALAMQRNADNAALNDALQCLGATRPTAVNLAWALARMQSTLQVLPPEQRTQAAWTEAGAIAEEDVAQCRRIGEHGLDRLRALAKSSGQLNVMTHCNAGWLATVDHGTALAPVYAAFDAGIDIHVWVSETRPRNQGLLTAWELRQHGVPHTVVADNAAGILLAKRQVDAIIVGADRIAANGDVANKVGTYLKALAAREAGVPFWVAAPRSTIDFACPDGDAIPIEARDGDELRILGGLSDAGLPAAVRQLPADEPVGNPAFDVTPARFVDAIITERGCCAASREALSSLYPECCNEH; from the coding sequence ATGAACATCAACGACACCCCGACCCGCACGCTGCGCGCCGAGCCATCCGGCAATGCCATTGAAATCATCGATCAGACGGCACTGCCGCACCTGTATCGCACACTCCGGATCGACACACTCGCCGGCGCAGCCCATGCCATTCGCGTCATGCAGGTTCGCGGCGCCCCACTGATCGGCGTCACCGCCGCCTATGGCGTTGCGCTCGCAATGCAGCGCAATGCCGACAACGCTGCGCTCAATGACGCACTGCAATGCCTGGGCGCGACGCGCCCAACGGCAGTCAACCTTGCCTGGGCGCTGGCACGCATGCAATCAACATTGCAGGTGCTGCCCCCCGAACAGCGGACTCAAGCCGCCTGGACTGAAGCCGGGGCAATCGCAGAGGAAGACGTCGCCCAGTGCCGGCGCATCGGCGAACACGGGCTCGACCGCTTGCGCGCGCTTGCCAAATCGTCAGGACAGCTCAACGTCATGACGCACTGCAATGCAGGCTGGCTGGCGACCGTTGATCATGGCACCGCACTGGCGCCGGTGTATGCGGCTTTCGACGCCGGCATCGACATCCACGTCTGGGTCTCTGAAACGCGGCCGCGCAATCAGGGCCTGTTGACGGCCTGGGAACTCCGCCAGCATGGCGTGCCTCACACGGTCGTCGCTGACAATGCCGCGGGCATTCTGCTGGCCAAGCGACAGGTCGACGCCATTATCGTCGGCGCCGACCGCATCGCGGCCAATGGCGACGTCGCCAACAAGGTCGGCACCTACCTCAAGGCCCTAGCCGCGCGCGAGGCCGGCGTGCCGTTCTGGGTCGCCGCCCCGCGTTCGACGATCGACTTCGCATGCCCGGATGGAGATGCCATCCCCATCGAAGCGCGCGACGGCGATGAGCTTCGCATTCTTGGCGGTCTTTCCGACGCTGGCCTCCCGGCGGCGGTGCGGCAACTGCCGGCCGACGAACCCGTCGGCAACCCGGCCTTCGACGTCACCCCGGCACGTTTCGTCGACGCCATCATCACCGAGCGCGGATGCTGCGCGGCAAGCCGCGAGGCCCTATCTTCGCTTTATCCGGAGTGTTGCAATGAGCACTGA
- a CDS encoding Dyp-type peroxidase encodes MNTAQSGILAALPTHARYLSFSLNDPGQAGTCLTALRETIDGENTVIGIGPSLAAALGATIPGLKPCPSTTAPGLSLELPPDALWLWLRGDDRGELLHRARRLVSIAKPAFTLREVVDAFKHREGRDLSGYEDGTENPEGEAADAAALANTGALAGSSFVATQRWQHDFGRFDAMASDAQDNAIGRRQSDNEELDDAPESAHVKRTAQESFAPEAFVLRRSMPWAEGMAGGLMFVAFGRSFDAFEAQLKRMTGGEDGIVDALFGFTRPVSAAYFWCPALRDGRVDLGPLGL; translated from the coding sequence ATGAACACCGCCCAATCCGGAATCCTCGCCGCACTGCCGACGCACGCACGCTACCTTTCCTTTTCGCTGAACGACCCCGGCCAGGCCGGCACCTGCCTCACCGCGCTGCGCGAGACCATTGACGGCGAGAACACTGTCATCGGCATCGGTCCTTCGCTGGCAGCCGCGCTGGGTGCCACCATTCCCGGACTCAAGCCCTGCCCGTCGACAACGGCGCCGGGCCTGTCCCTCGAACTCCCGCCTGACGCCCTCTGGCTCTGGCTGCGCGGGGACGACCGCGGCGAACTCCTGCACCGCGCACGGCGGCTCGTCAGCATCGCAAAGCCAGCCTTCACGCTACGCGAGGTCGTCGACGCTTTCAAACACCGCGAGGGCCGGGACCTGTCCGGCTACGAGGACGGCACCGAGAATCCGGAAGGCGAGGCGGCGGATGCTGCCGCCCTCGCCAACACCGGCGCGCTCGCCGGATCGAGCTTCGTCGCGACACAACGCTGGCAGCACGACTTCGGCCGTTTCGACGCGATGGCATCCGATGCTCAGGACAACGCCATCGGCCGTCGCCAATCCGACAACGAGGAACTTGACGACGCCCCCGAATCGGCCCACGTCAAACGCACCGCCCAGGAAAGCTTCGCCCCCGAGGCCTTTGTCCTGCGCCGCTCGATGCCTTGGGCCGAAGGCATGGCCGGCGGGCTCATGTTCGTGGCATTCGGCCGTTCGTTCGACGCCTTCGAAGCGCAGCTCAAGCGCATGACCGGCGGCGAGGACGGCATCGTCGACGCCCTCTTCGGGTTCACCCGGCCGGTCTCTGCCGCCTACTTCTGGTGTCCGGCCCTGCGCGACGGACGCGTCGACCTCGGGCCGCTCGGCCTCTGA
- the mscL gene encoding large conductance mechanosensitive channel protein MscL gives MTLLQEFKAFAMRGNVVDLAVGVIVGGAFGKIVDSVVGDLIMPIIAWIMGGKLDFSGMFLVLGNVPPGTAMTLDALRKAQVPVFAYGSFITILVNFIILAFIIFVMVKQLIRLKRAEPPAPPAPTPEEVLLLREIRDSLKK, from the coding sequence ATGACGCTGTTACAGGAGTTCAAAGCCTTTGCCATGCGGGGCAATGTCGTCGATCTGGCGGTCGGTGTGATCGTCGGTGGCGCGTTCGGCAAGATCGTCGATTCGGTCGTCGGCGACCTGATCATGCCGATCATCGCCTGGATCATGGGCGGCAAGCTCGATTTTTCGGGCATGTTCCTGGTGCTTGGCAACGTGCCGCCGGGGACCGCAATGACGCTCGATGCCTTGCGCAAGGCTCAGGTGCCGGTATTTGCCTATGGCAGTTTCATCACCATCCTCGTCAATTTCATCATCCTTGCCTTTATCATCTTCGTCATGGTCAAGCAGCTGATTCGCCTGAAGCGGGCCGAACCGCCAGCGCCGCCGGCGCCGACGCCCGAAGAAGTGCTGCTGTTGCGGGAAATCCGTGACAGCTTGAAGAAGTAG